Proteins encoded together in one uncultured Sphaerochaeta sp. window:
- a CDS encoding DUF5320 domain-containing protein, with the protein MPRRNGTGPMGNGPMTGRGMGYCRGGAGVGYGYGMGRGAGFGRGFGWGMYATPVAPISLAERKRMLEEELKQLEAQMKESNE; encoded by the coding sequence ATGCCAAGAAGAAATGGAACAGGCCCTATGGGCAACGGACCAATGACTGGAAGAGGCATGGGATACTGCCGTGGCGGAGCCGGAGTCGGCTACGGTTATGGCATGGGACGTGGTGCAGGTTTCGGCCGAGGATTCGGCTGGGGAATGTACGCAACTCCCGTCGCTCCCATCTCCCTTGCTGAACGCAAGCGCATGCTTGAGGAAGAACTCAAACAACTTGAAGCTCAGATGAAAGAGAGTAACGAATAG
- a CDS encoding adenylosuccinate synthase, translating to MSNVTSIVGAQWGDEGKGRIVDYLAVNSDLVIRFQGGDNAGHTVINDKGKFALHIIPSGIFNPETMNIVGAGTVVNFETMSEELQTITAKGVTVDNLFIDVRAHLIMPYHRALDGAQEQSKSDKMQIGTTKRGIGPCYSDKATRSGIRAADLLDEDRLRNRIEMALPQKNRELAYFGLKEYTVDEIMELCKKWKETYGDKIIDTLPVVRQAYEEGRKILLEGQLGVMRDLDWGIYPYTTSSSPTSGGAANGSGLGPRRIDEVIGVTKVYSTSVGGGPFMTELFDENAEKLRSVGGEYGATTGRPRRCGWFDAVATEFSCWINGFTSIALTKLDVLDGFEKIKVCTGYRVNGEVINYLPETAQQEIAEPIYEEYDGWMSDTSGARKWEDLPKNAQIYCKRLGELVGAPIKFISVGPERDQIIIM from the coding sequence ATGAGCAACGTTACTTCAATTGTAGGAGCCCAGTGGGGCGATGAAGGAAAAGGCCGCATCGTAGACTATTTGGCAGTGAACTCCGATTTGGTCATCCGTTTCCAAGGCGGAGACAATGCAGGACATACAGTTATTAATGACAAGGGCAAGTTCGCCCTCCATATCATCCCGTCCGGTATCTTCAATCCTGAGACCATGAACATCGTGGGAGCAGGGACTGTCGTCAATTTCGAGACCATGAGTGAAGAGCTACAGACCATCACCGCCAAGGGTGTAACGGTGGACAATCTGTTCATCGACGTTCGTGCTCACCTGATCATGCCATACCACCGGGCACTTGATGGTGCCCAGGAGCAATCCAAGAGTGACAAGATGCAGATCGGTACAACAAAGCGTGGTATTGGACCTTGTTACAGTGACAAAGCCACCCGTAGCGGTATCAGGGCAGCAGATCTCCTCGATGAGGACCGACTCAGGAACCGCATTGAGATGGCTCTCCCCCAGAAGAATCGTGAACTTGCCTACTTCGGCCTGAAAGAGTACACCGTTGATGAGATCATGGAACTCTGCAAAAAGTGGAAAGAGACCTACGGAGATAAGATCATCGACACCCTTCCCGTGGTACGTCAGGCGTACGAAGAGGGCCGTAAGATTCTTCTTGAAGGTCAGCTTGGTGTCATGAGAGACCTTGACTGGGGCATCTACCCCTACACCACAAGCAGCAGCCCTACCTCTGGAGGGGCAGCTAATGGAAGCGGCCTCGGCCCAAGAAGGATTGATGAGGTCATTGGAGTGACCAAGGTCTACTCAACCAGTGTTGGTGGCGGTCCATTCATGACAGAACTGTTTGACGAAAATGCAGAGAAATTGCGTAGTGTCGGTGGTGAATATGGTGCAACGACCGGTCGCCCTCGTCGTTGCGGATGGTTTGATGCAGTTGCCACCGAATTTTCTTGCTGGATCAATGGATTTACCTCCATCGCCCTTACCAAACTTGATGTCCTTGATGGATTTGAGAAGATCAAGGTATGTACGGGCTACAGGGTAAACGGAGAGGTTATCAACTACCTGCCTGAGACAGCCCAGCAGGAGATTGCCGAGCCGATTTACGAAGAGTACGATGGCTGGATGAGTGACACGAGTGGTGCCCGCAAGTGGGAGGATCTGCCGAAGAATGCACAGATCTACTGCAAGCGACTAGGAGAGTTGGTGGGTGCACCGATCAAGTTCATCTCGGTTGGACCTGAGCGTGATCAGATCATCATCATGTAA
- a CDS encoding NifB/NifX family molybdenum-iron cluster-binding protein, with the protein MIVAVPAEEKSLDSAICVSFGRAPIYCIYDTEKETSTFLDNKAAEASGGAGIQAAQFLADQKIDSLITFRLGENASKVLSAANISILKALNLSIADNIANLLEGKLTALNEVHPGYHHAH; encoded by the coding sequence ATGATTGTAGCAGTACCCGCAGAAGAAAAGAGCTTGGATAGCGCCATTTGTGTATCGTTTGGACGAGCACCCATCTATTGTATCTATGATACAGAAAAAGAGACCAGTACCTTTTTGGACAACAAAGCAGCTGAAGCTTCAGGGGGAGCAGGAATCCAGGCCGCACAATTCCTCGCTGACCAGAAGATCGACAGCCTGATCACCTTCCGCTTGGGGGAGAATGCCTCGAAAGTACTGAGTGCTGCAAACATCAGCATCCTCAAGGCACTCAACTTGAGTATAGCTGACAATATTGCCAACCTTCTGGAAGGCAAGCTTACCGCCCTGAACGAAGTACATCCTGGATATCATCATGCACACTAA
- a CDS encoding ATP-binding protein, with protein MHQILILSGKGGTGKTTVASAFINLSEAKAYADCDVDAPNLHLVMGTYEQEQKKDYMGLPKAVIDPDMCISCNKCFEVCRFDAIKPGNPYEVLPIACEGCNYCIHVCPVGAIHSEEAKVGDLKLLKRNDEVFSTATLLMGSGTTGKLVSEVKNQLKEVSSDHEVAILDGSPGIGCPVIASLSGVSLALMVAEPSVSGLADLKRVLASARQLQVPVAVIVNKYDSNERKSAEIEVYCYKEGVPFLGKIPYDKMALEAINTNRTLVEMNSKGAEAIKTIYEKTLRLMKERIHT; from the coding sequence ATGCATCAGATTCTGATCCTCAGCGGTAAGGGAGGAACAGGCAAGACCACGGTGGCCAGTGCCTTTATCAACCTCAGCGAAGCAAAAGCCTATGCCGATTGCGACGTCGATGCACCCAATCTCCATCTGGTCATGGGCACTTATGAGCAAGAGCAGAAGAAAGACTACATGGGATTGCCCAAGGCTGTGATCGACCCAGATATGTGTATCAGTTGCAACAAGTGCTTTGAGGTATGTCGATTCGACGCCATTAAGCCGGGAAATCCGTATGAAGTGCTCCCCATCGCTTGTGAAGGTTGCAACTACTGCATTCATGTCTGCCCTGTGGGAGCAATACACAGTGAGGAGGCAAAAGTCGGAGACCTGAAGTTGCTGAAGCGTAATGATGAGGTATTCTCAACAGCAACGCTGCTGATGGGTAGTGGTACCACCGGAAAACTGGTCAGTGAAGTCAAGAATCAGCTGAAGGAAGTGAGTAGCGACCATGAAGTTGCAATTCTTGATGGAAGCCCTGGCATAGGATGCCCGGTAATTGCATCCTTAAGTGGGGTAAGCCTGGCACTCATGGTTGCCGAACCCTCGGTCAGTGGGCTCGCCGATCTGAAACGTGTCCTGGCCAGTGCCAGGCAGCTACAGGTACCAGTTGCTGTTATTGTAAATAAATATGACTCCAATGAACGTAAAAGTGCTGAAATAGAAGTATACTGCTACAAAGAGGGAGTACCGTTCCTTGGGAAAATACCCTACGACAAGATGGCACTGGAAGCAATCAATACCAATAGGACGTTGGTCGAAATGAACAGCAAGGGAGCTGAAGCAATCAAGACCATCTATGAGAAGACCTTACGATTGATGAAGGAGCGTATCCACACATGA
- a CDS encoding DUF134 domain-containing protein, translating into MPRPRKWRNVCALPQITKFGPLGAPLDETPSIIMTVDEYETIRLIDQEGLTQEMCAGQMNVARTTVQGIYESARRKLAESLVEGKLLFIEGGEYHLNDHGGPHHYGCGRGCRMGHGRHQHRQGDIPQ; encoded by the coding sequence ATGCCCCGTCCACGCAAATGGAGAAATGTCTGTGCACTTCCCCAAATCACCAAGTTCGGGCCCCTCGGGGCCCCCTTGGATGAAACCCCATCCATTATCATGACCGTTGATGAGTATGAAACCATACGCCTCATCGATCAGGAAGGATTGACCCAAGAGATGTGCGCTGGACAGATGAATGTTGCCAGGACTACTGTCCAAGGCATCTATGAAAGCGCCAGAAGAAAGCTGGCAGAATCACTGGTGGAGGGCAAGCTGCTCTTCATTGAGGGTGGCGAGTACCACCTAAATGACCATGGTGGTCCCCATCACTACGGCTGCGGTCGTGGATGCAGAATGGGCCATGGTCGCCACCAACATAGACAAGGAGATATACCGCAATGA
- a CDS encoding ATP-binding protein, with the protein MHTKATIAVLSGKGGTGKTLVSVNLAAVAANATYIDCDTEEPNGHIFIKPTIVEEYVVSEPKPVVNQDLCDGCRICVDACAFNALALIGKNLLVFDEICHSCGLCTYICPKGALHEEQRPLGVVKRGRKNGITFLAGEMNVGESSAVPIIKALMREKKTDLVIIDSPPGSGCLVTETVGNADFCLLVAEPTIFGAHNLAMVHELVTLMGKPSAVLLNKTQEGVNPSEAYARQHGLKIIGSLPYDEHLALLSSDGYLAAEEDEHYHTYFKELLSKVIQEASHASDSDPQR; encoded by the coding sequence ATGCACACTAAGGCTACCATTGCAGTTCTCAGTGGCAAGGGAGGAACAGGGAAAACCCTGGTCTCCGTTAATCTTGCCGCTGTGGCAGCAAATGCAACCTATATCGATTGTGATACGGAAGAGCCGAACGGACATATCTTCATCAAGCCAACCATTGTAGAGGAGTATGTTGTCTCTGAACCAAAGCCAGTGGTAAACCAGGATCTTTGTGATGGTTGCAGGATATGTGTGGACGCCTGTGCTTTCAATGCCTTGGCACTCATTGGAAAGAACCTCTTGGTCTTCGATGAGATCTGTCATTCCTGTGGGCTATGCACATACATCTGCCCGAAAGGAGCACTGCACGAGGAGCAGCGTCCACTGGGCGTGGTTAAGCGAGGCAGGAAGAATGGAATTACCTTCCTCGCGGGTGAGATGAATGTTGGGGAAAGTTCTGCAGTTCCCATCATCAAGGCACTCATGAGAGAAAAGAAAACCGATTTGGTTATCATCGACAGCCCCCCTGGTAGCGGGTGCCTGGTGACTGAGACCGTCGGCAACGCTGACTTCTGTCTCCTGGTTGCTGAACCTACCATTTTTGGGGCACACAACCTGGCGATGGTACATGAGTTGGTAACCCTTATGGGAAAACCCTCTGCAGTACTCCTGAACAAGACCCAGGAGGGAGTGAACCCCAGTGAGGCCTACGCAAGACAGCATGGGCTCAAGATTATTGGATCACTCCCCTATGATGAGCATTTGGCCCTTCTCTCCAGTGACGGGTATCTAGCTGCCGAGGAAGATGAACACTATCACACCTATTTTAAAGAACTACTTTCAAAGGTAATACAGGAGGCCAGCCATGCATCAGATTCTGATCCTCAGCGGTAA